The proteins below come from a single Aegilops tauschii subsp. strangulata cultivar AL8/78 chromosome 6, Aet v6.0, whole genome shotgun sequence genomic window:
- the LOC109781935 gene encoding KIN17-like protein: MGKSDFLTPKAIANRIKAKGLQKLRWYCQMCQKQCRDENGFKCHCMSESHQRQMAIFGQAPDRVVEGFSDEFLEEFLTLLRRAHRSSRVAATVIYNEFIADRHHVHMNSTRWATLTEFVKFLGREGHAKVEDTPKGWFITYIDRDSEQAIKARLKRKRVKSDLAEDERQELMIARQIERAQKAQANGEDADDASADDDLGSEDDEYSGSDEDDQEEQQEDGKEANKPTGKIAIALQRAAPPPKVNPFDDKPKMKFGFEEEEEEVPNKKAKVAGKATDTRRSVIDDLMKEEEKAKERSNRKDYWLCPGIVVKVMSKSLAEKGYYKQKGLVKRVIDKYVGEIEMLESKHVLRVDQDELETVLPQIGGLVRIVNGAYRGSNARLLSVDTERFSAKLQVEKGLYDGKVLKAIEYEDICKVAQ; encoded by the coding sequence aTGGGGAAGAGCGACTTCCTGACGCCCAAGGCGATCGCGAACCGGATCAAGGCCAAGGGGCTGCAGAAGCTGCGGTGGTACTGCCAGATGTGCCAGAAGCAGTGCCGCGACGAGAACGGCTTCAAGTGCCACTGCATGTCGGAGTCGCACCAGCGGCAGATGGCCATCTTCGGCCAGGCCCCCGACCGCGTCGTCGAGGGCTTCTCCGACGAGTTCCTCGAGGAGTTCCTCACCCTGCTCCGCCGCGCCCACCGCAGCTCCCGCGTCGCCGCCACCGTCATCTACAACGAGTTCATCGCCGACCGCCACCACGTGCACATGAACTCCACCCGCTGGGCCACGCTCACCGAGTTCGTCAagttcctcggccgcgagggccacGCCAAGGTCGAGGACACGCCCAAGGGATGGTTCATCACCTACATCGACCGCGACTCGGAGCAGGCCATCAAGGCCAGGCTCAAGCGCAAGAGGGTCAAGTCCGACCTCGCCGAGGACGAGCGGCAGGAGCTCATGATTGCCCGGCAGATCGAGCGCGCCCAGAAAGCCCAGGCTAATGGCGAAGACGCCGATGATGCTAGTGCTGATGATGACCTCGGCAGCGAGGATGATGAGTATTCGGGATCAGACGAGGATGATCAGGAAGAACAACAGGAGGATGGCAAAGAGGCCAACAAGCCAACTGGGAAGATTGCGATTGCACTCCAGCGGGCTGCGCCGCCACCTAAGGTTAATCCTTTTGATGATAAGCCAAAGATGAAATTTGGCttcgaggaggaagaggaggaggtgcccaACAAGAAGGCGAAAGTTGCAGGGAAGGCAACGGACACCAGGAGGTCGGTGATCGATGATCTGatgaaggaggaggagaaggccaAGGAGCGGAGCAACCGGAAGGACTACTGGCTGTGCCCTGGTATCGTTGTCAAGGTGATGAGCAAGTCGCTGGCCGAGAAGGGGTACTACAAGCAGAAGGGATTGGTGAAGAGGGTGATTGATAAGTATGTCGGGGAGATTGAGATGCTGGAGAGCAAGCATGTTCTCAGGGTCGACCAGGATGAGCTTGAGACTGTCCTCCCGCAGATTGGTGGGCTGGTGCGGATTGTTAACGGGGCTTACCGGGGCTCGAATGCAAGGCTGCTCTCAGTGGACACAGAGAGATTCTCCGCCAAACTGCAGGTTGAAAAGGGCCTCTATGATGGGAAAGTTCTCAAGGCTATTGAGTATGAGGACATTTGCAAGGTTGCTCAGTGA